One Echinicola strongylocentroti DNA window includes the following coding sequences:
- a CDS encoding RagB/SusD family nutrient uptake outer membrane protein — protein sequence MKLRNNLYKIMLCALPILGMGTGCSDFLEEVNPNEMSTESFWKTVDDLDAGLIGVYNAFKNQNLLAISDEYNRSDMTWPGWGRPNTSNQYYLQEFNESSSTPNNKWDALYKGIFRANQVIVASEELIPTLKDESSQERANTILAQARFFRGLFYFYLSTGFNEGNVPIFDFVPQNEEEFYQPVKPKEEVMAFYLADLEYAHEHLPPSYSRDIDQGRVTAGAAAAVLGKSHLYNENYSQAMEYFEDVMENPAYGYALTENIGDNFTTTNELNSESILEINYSLAYKSEISVWAEEQVSNSLNFAVSPVGGWRSIYPSCWLIMAYKEDPVDINDPRNYVVDEDGSTRLRKYSLRTSYSIALVDDTDLEYYGTSTAEATAFNNKETGYFRKYSNWEIVEDEKDIVPNLRSGVNVRVIRLADVYLMYAEALLMGDGNVEEAMTYINRVRHRSALQLLGMDGTGEYPAAAHDNQTYDVQSLMDHLMYVERPLELSLEGNAIRTIDLRRWGITKDRFEELSQRRYYTDNFAFVNSNGQSVTRWASVLTTEEMESEILMDYQQAASNYIASEHAYWPIPNSEIVANPQIGGED from the coding sequence ATGAAACTTAGAAATAACCTATATAAAATAATGTTATGTGCTCTCCCCATACTGGGCATGGGCACGGGATGCAGTGATTTTCTGGAAGAAGTAAATCCAAATGAAATGTCTACGGAGAGTTTTTGGAAAACCGTCGATGACTTGGATGCCGGGTTGATAGGGGTTTACAATGCATTTAAAAATCAAAACCTACTTGCCATTTCCGATGAATACAATCGAAGTGACATGACTTGGCCTGGCTGGGGAAGGCCCAATACCAGTAACCAGTATTACTTGCAGGAATTCAATGAATCATCCAGTACGCCCAATAATAAATGGGACGCCTTGTATAAAGGTATCTTCAGGGCCAATCAGGTCATCGTGGCCTCAGAAGAATTGATTCCTACACTAAAAGATGAAAGCAGTCAGGAAAGGGCCAATACCATACTCGCCCAAGCGAGGTTTTTCAGAGGGCTTTTCTACTTCTATTTGTCCACGGGTTTTAATGAAGGAAATGTACCCATCTTCGATTTTGTTCCGCAAAATGAAGAGGAATTCTACCAACCAGTGAAACCCAAGGAAGAGGTAATGGCTTTTTACTTGGCGGATCTTGAATACGCCCATGAGCATTTACCACCTTCCTATAGCAGGGATATTGACCAAGGCAGGGTGACAGCGGGGGCTGCCGCTGCGGTACTGGGAAAGAGCCATCTGTATAATGAAAATTATTCACAGGCTATGGAGTATTTTGAAGATGTGATGGAAAATCCAGCATACGGATACGCATTGACCGAAAATATCGGTGATAACTTCACCACGACCAATGAGCTAAATAGTGAAAGCATCTTGGAGATCAATTATTCCCTTGCCTATAAATCGGAAATTTCCGTCTGGGCAGAGGAGCAGGTGTCCAACAGCTTGAACTTTGCCGTTAGCCCCGTAGGAGGATGGAGGTCTATTTATCCAAGCTGCTGGTTGATCATGGCCTATAAGGAGGACCCTGTGGATATTAATGATCCAAGGAATTACGTGGTGGATGAAGATGGATCTACACGATTAAGAAAGTATTCGTTGAGGACTTCGTACTCCATCGCATTGGTGGATGATACGGATTTGGAATATTATGGTACCAGTACTGCTGAAGCTACCGCCTTTAATAATAAAGAAACAGGTTATTTCAGGAAATATTCGAATTGGGAGATTGTAGAGGACGAAAAGGATATTGTGCCTAATTTACGTTCCGGTGTCAATGTGCGGGTAATCCGGCTCGCTGATGTGTACTTGATGTATGCAGAGGCCTTATTGATGGGAGATGGAAATGTAGAAGAAGCCATGACCTACATCAATAGGGTGAGGCACAGGTCTGCGCTACAATTATTGGGAATGGATGGAACGGGTGAATATCCCGCTGCCGCACATGACAACCAAACCTATGATGTCCAATCGCTAATGGACCACTTGATGTATGTGGAAAGACCGCTTGAATTGTCCTTGGAGGGCAATGCCATCAGGACCATAGATTTGCGCAGATGGGGCATTACCAAAGATCGCTTTGAAGAGCTTTCGCAAAGAAGGTACTATACAGATAATTTTGCATTCGTCAATAGTAATGGACAAAGCGTGACCAGGTGGGCATCGGTGTTGACGACCGAGGAAATGGAGTCGGAGATCCTAATGGATTACCAGCAAGCTGCCTCCAACTATATTGCCTCTGAGCATGCTTATTGGCCGATACCTAATTCTGAGATCGTGGCCAATCCGCAAATAGGAGGAGAAGACTAA
- a CDS encoding SusC/RagA family TonB-linked outer membrane protein — MKKNLPSKGSSSVKGFFMIGLLLLLSLHSTIAQGQKRELTGTITSSDDGTTLPGVNIIIEGTGQGTVTDIDGNYKIMVPNKETTLVFSSIGYLTQKVVVTDETKMDLVMDINIESLEEVVVIGYGTQKKKEVTGAVGNVDGETLTRSATADLGTALQGQVAGVNVTASSGEPGSSSNIVIRGLSSVTGNSAPLYVVDGIPYNGDPKLSMNEIESIDILKDAASAAIYGTRGAGGVILITTKQGKAGVMKVGLDSYYGVQKITSDVPLMNFDQYMYSEFLSKYNQNGTNYGNSWTPLENNLYSFTNDTDWAGIIQNDNATIQNHSLNISGGKEGLNYNITGTYFNQEGVIINSGFDRFNIRANTGYTKGKWVINTGLGIRLEEQEYAPWNFLLDAYKQKPYQQEIDPSASTISDASGSTNDALNLSYMAARMKQTDVRSGDHFNGFFQARYNLSKSFNIMSRMGGSITNNTRVRVNPLFKVYNELGELLPTTVRSGIYNFSDRSKSFTSETTLNYHKKFGEHSLKVLGLFSMERYEYTSFFAEKFDLISNDVLVLNGATLDPNVGSGSGYGQDRVNSLIGFLGRAQYDYKGKYLLSVSARRDGSSRFSKDYRWGVFPSVSAGWNVSDEDFWNSLAPVANSFKIRGSFGTTGNQNFLDYSNAATISLAKDYVFGPEGSDHLVLGAIQTAFANENVKWETTEQANLGFDLAFFENKFTFSADFYNTNKKDMLFPLLLPPTTGAGSNATVILNVGNMNNRGMEFTANYRHKGKFSWSAGLTFGKNNNKITKMSGANKIAYLSGSTVTSGLPNEDLVTVLKEGYEAGAFFVLKTDGLITSQEELQEYREIMPTAKMGDLKYVDALTVDTDGDGVPDAGDGLINNDDRVYAGSGMPEFEMGLNLNADYKGFDLSMQWYGAFGGEIINGSKAYAYKQGTHLDILYQWSPQNTTSTIPAYRGRDHENYRGYTDYWIEDGTFIRLRNVALGYTIPSGITNKVGVRNFRVYIAAQNPLTITSYDGFDPEVGNDGLNTRGIDKGNYPISAQYRAGIQFDF, encoded by the coding sequence ATGAAAAAAAACTTACCCTCAAAGGGTAGCAGTTCTGTCAAAGGATTTTTTATGATAGGCTTATTACTGCTACTATCCCTTCATTCGACCATTGCCCAAGGGCAAAAAAGAGAGCTAACGGGTACGATCACTTCTAGTGATGATGGCACCACCCTTCCTGGTGTCAATATCATCATAGAAGGCACCGGCCAAGGGACCGTCACGGACATTGACGGAAACTATAAAATAATGGTCCCCAATAAGGAAACTACCTTAGTATTTTCATCGATAGGCTACCTTACCCAAAAGGTGGTGGTGACCGATGAAACCAAGATGGATCTCGTGATGGATATCAATATCGAATCACTGGAAGAAGTCGTCGTGATCGGGTATGGTACCCAGAAAAAAAAGGAAGTCACTGGTGCGGTAGGAAATGTGGATGGTGAGACGCTGACTAGATCTGCCACAGCCGATCTAGGTACAGCCCTGCAAGGACAGGTGGCAGGTGTAAATGTCACCGCCTCTTCTGGAGAGCCGGGGTCCAGCTCCAATATCGTCATCCGGGGACTGAGCTCTGTCACCGGAAACAGCGCACCTCTGTATGTGGTAGATGGTATTCCCTATAATGGCGACCCTAAACTCAGTATGAATGAGATCGAATCGATAGATATTCTCAAAGATGCCGCTTCAGCCGCTATTTATGGTACACGTGGTGCTGGTGGAGTGATCCTCATCACTACCAAGCAGGGCAAGGCAGGCGTCATGAAAGTAGGGCTGGATAGTTATTATGGGGTTCAAAAAATCACTTCCGATGTTCCTCTTATGAATTTTGACCAGTACATGTATTCGGAGTTCTTGAGCAAATACAACCAAAACGGAACCAACTACGGGAATTCATGGACACCATTGGAAAACAACCTCTATAGCTTTACCAATGACACCGATTGGGCAGGTATTATTCAGAATGACAATGCGACTATACAAAATCACAGTTTGAACATCTCTGGTGGCAAAGAAGGATTAAATTACAATATCACGGGTACTTACTTTAACCAAGAAGGTGTGATCATTAATTCGGGGTTTGACCGGTTTAACATCCGGGCAAATACGGGTTATACCAAAGGTAAATGGGTGATCAATACTGGGCTTGGTATCAGGCTAGAAGAACAGGAGTACGCCCCTTGGAACTTCCTACTGGACGCCTACAAGCAAAAGCCTTATCAGCAAGAAATCGACCCGAGTGCTTCCACCATTTCAGATGCCAGTGGCTCTACCAATGATGCATTGAACCTGAGCTATATGGCCGCTAGGATGAAGCAAACCGATGTCAGGAGTGGCGATCACTTCAACGGATTCTTCCAAGCGAGGTACAACCTGTCAAAATCCTTCAATATCATGAGCCGAATGGGGGGCAGTATCACCAATAATACCCGCGTGCGGGTAAATCCCCTGTTTAAGGTGTACAATGAGTTAGGGGAGCTTCTGCCCACTACCGTAAGGTCGGGCATCTATAACTTCAGTGATCGGTCCAAGAGCTTTACTTCTGAGACCACACTGAACTACCATAAAAAGTTCGGTGAGCATAGTTTGAAGGTCTTGGGGCTTTTTTCCATGGAGCGGTATGAGTACACTTCTTTCTTTGCGGAGAAGTTTGACTTGATCAGTAATGATGTCCTAGTACTCAACGGCGCCACACTGGATCCCAATGTCGGTTCAGGAAGTGGTTATGGACAGGACCGTGTCAACTCCCTCATTGGCTTCTTGGGCAGGGCGCAATACGATTATAAAGGTAAGTACCTACTTAGCGTCAGTGCAAGAAGAGATGGTTCGAGCAGGTTTTCGAAAGATTATAGGTGGGGAGTTTTCCCGTCTGTATCTGCTGGATGGAATGTGTCAGACGAGGATTTTTGGAATTCCCTAGCCCCTGTGGCCAATAGCTTTAAAATCCGTGGTAGCTTCGGTACCACCGGTAACCAAAATTTCTTGGATTACAGTAATGCGGCTACCATTAGTTTGGCAAAGGATTACGTTTTTGGCCCAGAAGGCAGTGATCATTTGGTGTTGGGAGCCATACAGACGGCATTTGCCAATGAAAATGTCAAATGGGAAACTACCGAACAGGCCAACTTGGGATTTGATCTTGCTTTTTTTGAGAACAAGTTTACCTTTTCAGCTGATTTTTATAACACCAACAAGAAAGACATGCTGTTTCCGTTGCTGCTTCCTCCCACTACAGGTGCCGGCAGTAATGCTACTGTCATCCTGAATGTAGGGAATATGAATAACCGGGGGATGGAGTTTACGGCAAATTACCGCCACAAAGGGAAGTTCTCCTGGTCGGCAGGGCTTACTTTCGGTAAGAACAATAACAAGATCACCAAGATGAGCGGAGCCAATAAAATCGCCTATCTATCTGGAAGTACCGTGACCAGCGGACTTCCCAATGAAGACTTGGTGACCGTGCTGAAAGAAGGTTACGAGGCAGGGGCGTTTTTCGTGCTCAAGACAGATGGTTTGATTACTTCCCAGGAAGAGCTTCAGGAGTATCGCGAAATCATGCCCACCGCCAAGATGGGTGACCTGAAATACGTGGACGCCCTGACTGTCGATACCGATGGTGATGGCGTGCCTGATGCAGGTGATGGCCTTATCAATAATGACGATCGGGTGTATGCAGGTAGCGGCATGCCGGAGTTTGAGATGGGACTAAACCTCAATGCGGATTATAAAGGTTTTGATCTTTCCATGCAGTGGTACGGTGCCTTTGGGGGAGAGATCATCAACGGAAGCAAAGCGTATGCCTATAAGCAAGGAACGCATTTGGATATCCTCTATCAATGGTCACCACAAAATACTACCTCTACCATACCTGCTTATAGGGGTAGGGACCATGAAAATTACCGTGGATATACGGACTACTGGATAGAAGACGGCACCTTTATCAGGCTGCGTAATGTGGCACTGGGCTACACCATCCCATCGGGAATAACCAATAAAGTCGGTGTAAGGAATTTCCGCGTGTATATCGCCGCCCAAAATCCACTGACGATAACCTCCTATGATGGATTTGATCCAGAAGTGGGCAATGATGGGCTGAACACGAGAGGAATAGATAAAGGAAACTATCCGATTTCGGCCCAGTACAGAGCAGGTATACAGTTTGACTTTTAA
- a CDS encoding RagB/SusD family nutrient uptake outer membrane protein has translation MKNHIYKGIFLAALGLNGCNQEFLDQQPPDVISSTTFWQNENDALIGLAGVYSDLQTNFYGITSFANWNSGPKPHTIWDGITDNGYLSRGAGFHSILDGTYSNNGRPEDALISVYAVSYNGIASCNEFLVNIDNVTGVSEAQLNAWKGEVLFIRSYYYYYLAATYGDVPIRTAPSTVENQYSAKNSQSEVFSHILNDLDIAIDYLPQEGYDGHVKKAAAQALKAKVLLYSGENLGEAASAAKAVMESGNYALANDYTTLFFDEEQENNQEVIFSIQYANVPEEAHQRSVQEMIGFWGTMHPTLDLVHSYQCIDGLSISESPLYDSENPMENRDPRMGMSIYQGEWNPFSEIKSQTGFTFIKGISPVVRETLEKPINDGTDFIHLRYADVLLMYAEAKIESNDIDQSVLEAINRVRARAYGVNFLETQQYPAVSTMDQAALREELRYERRVEFLMENSRYFDLKRWGLAVQELDGFDGDPVYARVFKDKHYKWPLPQEALDRNPLLEQNPDY, from the coding sequence ATGAAAAATCACATATATAAAGGAATCTTCCTGGCAGCGTTGGGCTTAAATGGGTGTAACCAAGAATTTTTGGATCAACAACCACCGGATGTTATCAGCAGTACTACTTTTTGGCAAAATGAAAATGATGCATTGATCGGGCTCGCAGGGGTGTACAGTGACCTGCAGACCAATTTCTATGGAATCACTTCTTTTGCAAATTGGAACAGTGGCCCGAAGCCTCATACGATTTGGGATGGGATAACGGACAATGGTTATTTAAGTAGAGGGGCTGGCTTCCACTCCATCTTGGATGGTACCTATAGCAACAATGGAAGACCTGAAGATGCACTCATATCGGTATATGCAGTAAGTTATAACGGTATAGCTAGCTGCAATGAGTTTTTGGTGAACATTGACAATGTCACCGGGGTATCCGAAGCCCAGTTGAATGCCTGGAAAGGTGAGGTGCTATTTATCAGGTCCTATTATTACTATTACTTGGCAGCGACTTATGGAGATGTCCCCATCAGGACAGCACCCAGCACTGTGGAGAACCAATATAGTGCTAAAAACTCCCAATCCGAGGTGTTTTCACATATCCTAAATGACCTCGATATAGCTATCGACTATCTCCCTCAAGAAGGATATGATGGCCATGTGAAAAAAGCCGCAGCACAAGCACTGAAAGCAAAGGTACTGCTGTACAGCGGGGAGAACCTTGGAGAAGCTGCATCGGCAGCAAAAGCGGTGATGGAATCGGGGAATTATGCCTTGGCAAACGACTACACGACGTTGTTCTTTGATGAAGAGCAGGAAAATAACCAGGAAGTCATCTTTTCTATCCAGTACGCCAATGTACCAGAGGAAGCCCATCAAAGATCAGTGCAGGAGATGATAGGGTTTTGGGGAACCATGCATCCTACCCTTGATTTAGTGCACAGCTATCAGTGCATCGATGGCCTTTCCATTAGTGAATCACCCTTATATGATTCGGAAAACCCAATGGAAAACAGGGACCCCAGGATGGGGATGTCCATCTATCAAGGTGAATGGAATCCATTTTCGGAAATTAAATCCCAGACTGGATTTACTTTTATCAAGGGGATTAGCCCTGTAGTGAGAGAGACCCTCGAAAAACCAATTAATGATGGTACCGATTTCATTCACCTTAGGTATGCAGATGTATTACTTATGTATGCTGAAGCTAAAATAGAATCCAATGATATAGACCAGTCTGTACTGGAAGCCATCAATCGGGTAAGAGCTCGTGCATACGGGGTCAATTTCCTGGAAACCCAACAGTATCCTGCTGTGTCTACGATGGATCAAGCAGCATTAAGAGAAGAACTTCGGTATGAAAGAAGAGTGGAGTTTCTCATGGAAAACAGCCGTTACTTTGATCTTAAACGTTGGGGCTTGGCCGTACAAGAATTGGACGGATTTGATGGAGATCCTGTTTATGCCCGGGTGTTTAAGGACAAACATTATAAGTGGCCTTTACCTCAGGAGGCTTTGGACAGAAATCCTCTACTGGAGCAAAACCCAGATTATTGA
- a CDS encoding SusC/RagA family TonB-linked outer membrane protein: protein MDSFLLTKQRIITVLACFLWLCWQPVLGQGIMVKGTVTEAGNGAPIIGATIMEMGTNNGTVTDIDGKYSIEVSEGAQLQFSFIGMQSKVLEATPGSLDVSLDSEDIGLDEVVVVGYGVQKKANLTGAVASVGEEVLERRPVQNAFQALQGQVPGLNISQNNGNPGAEGVNVTIRGLNSFGSSNSPLVLINGVEGNLNDLDPSVIKSVSVLKDASSAAIYGLKAANGVILVETKKGYKEGVRVKYEGSYAINTPTVIPEMISNSADYMTLYNRALDNAPGDGGNYYPQEIIEAYRTANNDPYYPNTDWTDLVTQTGSVWRNTLGVDGTSGTTSYNITLGNWKQKGIMSTSEYDKNNIFVSINSDITDRITVGGNIMGMYSKRQGPNSDWTNPLTSAWSVRPTWGPYTLDGTGHYAAKAFSGSTEDPDFLFDEGFTRENPIARLYGQKGYSDEKYNFNGNLYANIDILPNLRLSMKGAMKFDYMKSKFQQLRFDEYNYRTGEFLRRTTDPAKIDANNVFSTVTTFYSTLAYDKIVNEIHDFTFMGGYSQEFRKRENTVGSRYGVPTTTITELDGAGTDNQLVGGTNTQSAVRSFFARVNYVFNEKYLIESNIRSDVSSRFAEGSRMGIFPSFSVGWRLENEPFLYNATFIDQLKLRASWGQLGNDGDIDYPYQAQYSFGNYELNNYVQTRATGSHGYPFGIGIAPGVVLEKFTDPNITWETTTIANIGLDISLWSGKLTAGIDYFDKVTDDILRELQVSIEAGASGPQINQGKMRNRGMDFVLGHRNNIGDWSYNLSGNIAFYNNEILNYGAREIYGFTANEEGYPLNGFYMWESDGLFRSQEDIDNAPTQPLPAYLGGIRLKDQNGDGVVDTDDRIHLDGQHPAFTYGANVSASFKQFDFSMFWQGVAGQKTYRNNHGVEPFVQDGNAPSVWLNQSWTRDNVNAPLPTVYNETLSNYDANSYANSFWLRNTSYLRMKNVSLGYTFPEALTERLKLTKLRLYFSGDNLVTFTDNDLFQLDPEVLTSYTYPLNKSYTFGVSVTL, encoded by the coding sequence ATGGACAGTTTTTTATTAACCAAGCAACGGATTATTACAGTATTGGCCTGTTTTCTATGGCTGTGTTGGCAGCCGGTTTTAGGACAGGGAATTATGGTAAAAGGGACCGTTACCGAAGCAGGTAACGGTGCGCCGATTATAGGTGCCACCATCATGGAGATGGGAACCAATAATGGAACGGTAACAGATATCGACGGAAAGTACTCGATAGAAGTATCGGAGGGGGCACAATTGCAGTTTAGTTTTATTGGAATGCAAAGTAAGGTGCTGGAGGCCACACCGGGATCATTGGATGTTTCTCTGGACTCAGAAGATATAGGATTGGACGAAGTGGTGGTCGTTGGTTATGGGGTACAGAAAAAAGCCAACCTCACGGGTGCCGTGGCATCTGTGGGAGAAGAGGTGCTGGAAAGAAGGCCTGTACAGAATGCATTCCAGGCGCTACAAGGACAAGTGCCAGGACTAAACATCTCACAGAATAACGGTAACCCTGGAGCGGAGGGAGTAAATGTAACCATACGCGGACTGAATAGTTTTGGGAGTAGTAACTCGCCATTGGTATTGATCAATGGCGTGGAAGGAAACCTTAACGACCTGGATCCATCGGTCATCAAGTCCGTATCGGTATTGAAGGACGCATCATCCGCTGCCATATATGGCCTAAAAGCGGCCAATGGGGTGATTTTGGTAGAAACCAAGAAAGGGTATAAGGAAGGAGTACGCGTAAAATATGAGGGAAGTTATGCTATAAATACCCCCACGGTGATTCCCGAAATGATCAGCAATTCGGCAGATTATATGACCTTGTATAACCGTGCGCTGGACAATGCGCCAGGAGATGGAGGGAATTATTACCCTCAGGAGATCATCGAGGCTTACCGTACGGCGAACAATGACCCTTATTACCCCAATACTGATTGGACCGATTTGGTGACACAGACTGGATCGGTATGGAGAAATACCTTAGGGGTGGATGGGACTTCAGGAACCACTTCTTATAATATCACCTTGGGCAATTGGAAGCAAAAAGGCATTATGTCCACTTCCGAATATGACAAGAACAATATCTTTGTCAGTATCAATTCTGATATTACTGATCGGATCACTGTCGGTGGTAATATCATGGGGATGTACTCAAAGCGCCAAGGACCAAACTCTGATTGGACCAATCCACTGACATCAGCTTGGTCTGTGAGACCTACCTGGGGGCCATATACCTTGGACGGTACGGGCCATTATGCTGCCAAAGCTTTTTCTGGAAGTACAGAAGATCCGGATTTTTTATTCGATGAAGGTTTTACGAGAGAGAACCCGATAGCTAGGTTATATGGGCAGAAAGGCTATTCTGACGAAAAGTATAATTTTAACGGAAATTTATACGCTAATATCGATATACTGCCAAACCTACGACTTTCGATGAAAGGTGCAATGAAATTTGATTATATGAAATCAAAGTTTCAACAGCTACGGTTTGATGAATATAATTATAGAACCGGAGAATTTTTACGGCGAACGACCGATCCAGCAAAGATAGATGCCAACAATGTGTTTAGCACAGTTACTACCTTTTACTCTACCTTAGCTTACGATAAAATCGTGAACGAAATTCATGATTTCACTTTTATGGGTGGATACAGCCAAGAGTTTAGGAAAAGAGAAAATACGGTTGGTTCTAGATACGGTGTGCCGACCACTACCATTACTGAGTTGGATGGAGCAGGTACAGATAACCAGCTAGTGGGAGGGACCAATACCCAGAGCGCAGTCCGAAGTTTTTTTGCAAGGGTTAACTACGTATTTAATGAAAAGTACCTGATCGAAAGTAATATTAGATCAGATGTAAGCTCAAGGTTTGCGGAGGGAAGTAGGATGGGGATTTTTCCTTCTTTTAGTGTAGGATGGAGATTGGAAAATGAGCCATTTCTATACAATGCCACCTTTATTGATCAGTTGAAGTTACGCGCTTCATGGGGGCAGTTGGGCAATGACGGCGATATTGATTATCCCTATCAGGCCCAATACTCCTTTGGTAATTATGAACTGAATAATTATGTGCAGACAAGGGCTACAGGTTCTCATGGCTACCCATTCGGTATAGGTATTGCCCCCGGTGTGGTGTTGGAAAAATTCACAGATCCAAATATTACTTGGGAGACGACTACTATCGCAAACATCGGGTTGGATATATCATTGTGGAGTGGAAAACTTACCGCAGGGATAGATTATTTCGATAAAGTGACCGATGACATTTTAAGGGAATTACAGGTGTCTATTGAGGCAGGAGCTTCAGGTCCTCAGATAAACCAAGGAAAAATGCGTAACCGAGGGATGGATTTTGTCCTAGGTCACCGGAATAACATAGGAGACTGGTCCTATAATCTTTCAGGTAATATAGCTTTCTATAATAACGAGATCCTAAATTACGGAGCCAGGGAGATTTATGGATTTACAGCCAATGAGGAAGGATACCCCCTCAATGGGTTCTATATGTGGGAATCTGATGGACTGTTTAGGTCCCAAGAAGATATTGACAATGCCCCCACTCAGCCCTTGCCAGCCTACTTAGGAGGGATCCGATTAAAGGACCAGAATGGAGATGGCGTAGTAGATACCGACGACCGGATCCATTTGGATGGCCAGCATCCAGCCTTCACCTATGGTGCCAATGTTTCGGCGAGCTTTAAGCAGTTCGATTTCTCCATGTTTTGGCAGGGTGTAGCGGGACAAAAAACCTACCGAAATAACCACGGCGTGGAGCCATTTGTGCAGGATGGGAATGCACCAAGTGTTTGGTTAAACCAGTCTTGGACTAGGGACAATGTAAATGCACCATTGCCTACCGTGTACAATGAAACACTGAGTAATTATGATGCAAATAGCTACGCAAATTCGTTTTGGTTGAGAAATACGTCTTACCTCAGAATGAAAAACGTCTCATTAGGGTATACGTTCCCAGAGGCGTTGACAGAAAGGCTGAAATTGACAAAATTAAGGCTTTATTTTTCAGGTGACAATCTGGTCACTTTTACGGACAATGATTTGTTCCAGCTGGATCCAGAAGTGCTCACTTCCTATACTTATCCGCTTAATAAAAGCTACACTTTTGGTGTCTCAGTGACGCTATAG